The Candidatus Thiothrix anitrata genome includes the window TCCGCCGTCATGGTATCCAACAAACCCTGGCTCACCGCAACCAAAGCGTTATTACGGCTAGCACCGGTCGCGAATGCATTCGGATCAGGCGAGTAGAAAATTCCCACTTCAGGCATACCAATACCGGAACGTTCCGCTTGACGACGCACGGTTTCCACCAACCAACGCTCTTGCGCAGTACGCGGGGTTTCAATGATTTCCACACCCATGCTACGCTTCGCCATCCACTTAGATATCAGCAAACTGATGAAGGAACCACCAAAACCCACCACAATAGCTATCGTCAAAATAGAACCCATGCTACCGGCACTCATATCAATGCCGAAAACTGCACCGATAATACTCATGGTAATGAACAACACCGCCATCACAGCCACGTTGGTCAGCACCAATAAAAGAACTCGCATCATCGCTCAAAACCTCTTCGTATTTATTTCACTAAACCAAATATAGACGCTCAACTATAGGATTCAAGTTTTCCCTACTAATTGCCGCTTATCTCCAGTCCAGTGACATTTTGGTAGCCTTTCGGTAACAATTTGCCACGCTTGGCACGTTCAGTACGGTATTCTTCCAGTTCCGCACCTTTGATGGTTTTAAACTGCTTACCGGCACGAATCAGCAATGCCGCATTCGCTGGCAAAATCGCTGAGAACTGCACCGTTTCATCGGCAATGCCCAACCCGCCTTTTTTCAGGCTGATCAATTTATTGCCTTTTCCTTTGGAAAGTTGCGGCACATCCTGCAAGCCTATCACCAACACATAACCCGATGATGACACCAGCACCAGCGAATCGGTGGCAAGGTTCGTCACCAACAACGGCTGCAAAATCGCCACACCGTCGCCCACCGTCAGGGTCACTTTGCCCGCTTTCACCCGACTTTGCATCTCGCCAAAGGCACACAAGAAACCGTAGCCTTCCGCCGAATGCAGCAAATATTGATCGCTATCTTTGCCCATCAGCACGTATTGGAACTTCGCGCCTGCTGGTGGGGCTAACTTACCCGTCAAAGGTTCACCTTGCCCACGTGCCGATGGCAAGGCATTCGCTGGCAATGTATAGGTGCGCCCGGTGTTATCCAGTAACACCACTTGCTGGCTGGAACGCCCGCGTACTGATGTGAGGAATTCATCACCCTGCTTGTAGCTCAGTGAAGCCGGATCAATATCATGCCCTTTTGCCGAGCGAATCCAGCCCATTTTCGACACCACCACCGTCACCGGCTCAGAAGGCGTTAACGCGGTTTCGTCCAACACTTGTGCCGCTGCGCGTTCTTGCAAGGGCGAACGCCGTGCATCACCGTACAACTTCGCATCTTCTTTCAGCTCTTTGCGAATCAAACTGGTCAATTTAGTATCCGAACCCAGCAATGCCAGCAAGGTTTCTTTTTCCTTTTCCAATTCGTCCAATTCGCCGCGAATCTTCATTTCTTCCAAACGTGCTAATTGACGCAATTTGGTATCGAGAATGTAATCCGCCTGAATCTCGGTCAAATCGAAACGCTGCATTAACACCGCTTTCGGCTCGTCTTCGGTGCGGATAATGTGGATCACTTCATCAATATTGAGGAACGCCACCAACAAACCCGCCAATAAATGCAGGCGTTTTTCGACTTTATCCAGCCGCCATTGCAAGCGACGCGTCACCGTTTGCCGCCGGAAGGTCAGCCATTCGGTCAAAATATGCAGCAAATTTTTGACTTGCGGGCGACCATTCAGCCCGATCATATTCATATTGACGCGGTAACTGCGTTCTAAATCGGTGCTGGCGAATAAATGCGACATCAGCATGTCCACGTCCACGCGGTTGGAACGCGGCACAATCACCAAGCGCACCGGCTGTTCGTGGTCGGATTCATCACGTAAATCTTCCACCAACGGCAGTTTCTTCGCCTGCATTTGCGTGGCGATTTGCTCCAGAATCTTGCTGCCCGACACCTGATACGGCAAGGCGGTAATAATAATGTCGCCGTCTTCGATTTCGTAACGCGCCCGCATTCTAAACGTGCCATTGCCTTTTTCATAAAGCGCGAGGAAATCCGCCGCCGGAGTAATGATTTCAGCTTCGGTAGGAAAATCCGGCGCGGGAATGTGCTGATGCAAATCCTGCAAGGTCGCATTGGGGTGATCCAGCAAATGCAAACACGCATTCACCACTTCACGCAAATTATGCGGCGGAATATCGGTCGCCATCCCCACCGCGATGCCGCTGCCACCGTTAAGCAAAATATTCGGCAAACGTGCGGGCAAAATGGTTGGCTCTTCTAACGACCCGTCGAAATTGGGTTGCCATTGCGCCGTGCCCTGCCCCAATTCTTGCAGCAACACTTTAGCGTAAGCGGTCAAACGCGATTCGGTGTAACGCATTGCCGCAAACGATTTCGGGTCATCTTGCGAACCCCAGTTGCCCTGCCCGTCCACCAGCGTGTAGCGGTAGGAAAACGGTTGCGCCATTAACACCATTGCTTCGTAACACGCCGAATCACCGTGCGGGTGGAATTTACCCAATACGTCACCGACAGTACGCGCTGATTTTTTGTGTTTGGAAGCCGCCGTCAGCCCTAATTCGGACATGGCATAGACAATGCGGCGTTGCACGGGCTTTAAGCCGTCGCCAAGATGCGGTAATGCGCGATCAAGAATGACGTACATGGAATAGTCGAGATAGGCTTTCTCGGTGTATTCCTGTAGCGGGAGGGTTTCGATGCCTTCGTAGTTCATAGTGAACTCAGAATCGAACTATCAATATAAATCATTGTTTTATATACCTCTTTATAGGCGATACTTCCACCGCCAAAACTTAGAACCGTTGTTATTTACCAGCAAACAAGAGCCGCCGCCGTCTGTTATTTTGTAGGTTTTTCACGCGGCTTGTAATTGTCTATCTCTTTGACTGTTAGCTTATTTATTGCCATTGGGGGTATCACGCTTAGGAGTATCAGAATGTACCCCCAATATACCCCCAACACATCCCGGCTTCTACGGTTTTTTACCGCACATCACCGAACCGCTATAGGCATAAAAAAACCCGCTGTGATGCGGGTTTTAGGATGTTTTAGAACGTCGCCGTTCAATAATATGGCGGAGAGCGAGGGATTCGAACCCCCGGAGGTTTAACCCTCAACGGTTTTCAAGACCGCCGCTTTCGACCACTCAGCCAGCTCTCCGAAGGCTGCGAATGATACGCAATGTGAGAGTAAATTTCCAGTGTTTTTTCATGCATCGAAAACGCACGGTGTCTGTCAGCCGATCAGCGGCTATGATAGAATCGCCCCTTTGCTGCACCGAAAGAGATAGGTCTTAATGGATTCAACTAAACCTTCGCTGACTTACCGTGATGCTGGCGTGGACATTGACGCTGGCAACAGCTTGGTCGAACGCATCAAACCTTTGGCACAACGCACTAAACGCCCCGAAATGTTGAGTGGCCTTGGCGGCTTTGGTGCTTTAATGTCGATTCCTTCTCATTACAAAAACCCGGTGTTGGTTTCTGGCACAGACGGTGTTGGCACAAAGCTGAAACTCGCGATTGATACCGGTATTTTCGACACTATCGGAATTGATCTGGTAGCGATGTGCGTGAATGACATAGTGGTCAGTGGTGCCGAACCGTTGTTTTTCCTTGATTATTACGCGACAGGTAAACTGGACGTAGATGCCGCAGAACAAGTTGTCAGCGGTATCGCTGAAGGTTGTTTGCAAGCCGGAGCTGCCTTAGCTGGTGGTGAAACCGCTGAAATGCCAGGGATGTACCGCGAAGGTGATTTTGACTTAGCAGGCTTCTGCGTGGGCGTAGTCGAGCGTGACAAGATCCTCGATCATTCATTGGTTCACCGCAATG containing:
- the purM gene encoding phosphoribosylformylglycinamidine cyclo-ligase gives rise to the protein MDSTKPSLTYRDAGVDIDAGNSLVERIKPLAQRTKRPEMLSGLGGFGALMSIPSHYKNPVLVSGTDGVGTKLKLAIDTGIFDTIGIDLVAMCVNDIVVSGAEPLFFLDYYATGKLDVDAAEQVVSGIAEGCLQAGAALAGGETAEMPGMYREGDFDLAGFCVGVVERDKILDHSLVHRNDVLIGLGSSGPHSNGYSLIRKILEVSGDSLDAPFGESTLGRTLLEPTRIYVKLLLTLLRQYDIHALAHITGGGLTENLPRVLPARSMAKISLSSWQRPAIFDWLQSKGGVSEEEMLRTFNCGIGMILAVPAEQAENIITACHLDNVPAWQIGRMAASETENPFVQYVD
- the parC gene encoding DNA topoisomerase IV subunit A — protein: MNYEGIETLPLQEYTEKAYLDYSMYVILDRALPHLGDGLKPVQRRIVYAMSELGLTAASKHKKSARTVGDVLGKFHPHGDSACYEAMVLMAQPFSYRYTLVDGQGNWGSQDDPKSFAAMRYTESRLTAYAKVLLQELGQGTAQWQPNFDGSLEEPTILPARLPNILLNGGSGIAVGMATDIPPHNLREVVNACLHLLDHPNATLQDLHQHIPAPDFPTEAEIITPAADFLALYEKGNGTFRMRARYEIEDGDIIITALPYQVSGSKILEQIATQMQAKKLPLVEDLRDESDHEQPVRLVIVPRSNRVDVDMLMSHLFASTDLERSYRVNMNMIGLNGRPQVKNLLHILTEWLTFRRQTVTRRLQWRLDKVEKRLHLLAGLLVAFLNIDEVIHIIRTEDEPKAVLMQRFDLTEIQADYILDTKLRQLARLEEMKIRGELDELEKEKETLLALLGSDTKLTSLIRKELKEDAKLYGDARRSPLQERAAAQVLDETALTPSEPVTVVVSKMGWIRSAKGHDIDPASLSYKQGDEFLTSVRGRSSQQVVLLDNTGRTYTLPANALPSARGQGEPLTGKLAPPAGAKFQYVLMGKDSDQYLLHSAEGYGFLCAFGEMQSRVKAGKVTLTVGDGVAILQPLLVTNLATDSLVLVSSSGYVLVIGLQDVPQLSKGKGNKLISLKKGGLGIADETVQFSAILPANAALLIRAGKQFKTIKGAELEEYRTERAKRGKLLPKGYQNVTGLEISGN